In Diachasmimorpha longicaudata isolate KC_UGA_2023 chromosome 4, iyDiaLong2, whole genome shotgun sequence, a single genomic region encodes these proteins:
- the LOC135161809 gene encoding uncharacterized protein LOC135161809: protein MEDDQVEDIDFCATEDNPIAGGSTTSTETIVEKQRESDLTVFTNPPKSEPHGPATQSSTKSVALMRSEAQIRRQLMLNGICERLTQLPEDEASESVLEAYQSQANASWKEFSDYHELLLREAPPEVFEHPYHMEDVYSQVPPGSTEFNSLTRITIPTFDGKYHDWRAFDDLFTNLVINPPRISNAEKLTRLKAALRGEAASLISNIVISNDNFATAWEALRNRCENKRVLVASHLNRILALTPVKVKTAKAIQTVIYTTKEAMHALKTLGAPTEHWDTIISHLIRRLLDPDTREKWELKLGDSREIPTLEEFLNFLSSIARGLENLEGETRTPSKSSVTSTSTTTARVHQVSADTPQAPSSHPSSGSSAKASATSTRESHCPCGPSVGHTLIKCPTFVQMKPLDRRSYVISSPRCFNCFRSHRAESCPETQRCKVCQGKHHTMIHEGSPGAPNAARSATAQSTSSVQRRLEKAASQPPTAPRPPPDTASTSGSDSSKPPLTARSTTAELIRSSIENLTVVRPSAAGHHSSKAVKPAHSIQSPSDSKPQLVLLATARARASTPGGFSQPARILIDQGSELSFISESLIKLLQLQRKAAVINLIGIGSTDSGRTGGLVSVTLHSNFDSQFVKIRAHILGKLTAKLPSISCESPSIGELQHLQLADPSFGKSGPIDVIIGADFYGQIIGDQVIKSADNQLVGQNTTFGWIISGPVCCSGCSTKVSLTAVRETSNEQLLALLKKFWTQEELPAQSNNPLTQEELECEQQFQFTHTRDPTGRYVVRLPFKSSANSLGVSKPKALRQLHQLSGKLQRDSIYGKLYRDFIQEYEALGHMQRVVDTTEPSPAYYLPHHGVLRPDSTTTKLRVVFNGSSPTSTGTSLNDILHAGRKLQVDAPDVLLWVRRHRYLFGTDIVKMFRQIRIHSDDWNLQRILWRDENQLITFQLTTITCGQTCAPWLALRVLQQLTADDGHRYPKAVPSLSKGRYVDDIYGGADSPGELREIIIQLIGLCKAGGFPLQKWASNCPEVLSQLGLLPPSSPSSSSELH from the exons ATGGAGGATGATCAAGTGGAAGATATTGATTTCTGCGCCACGGAGGATAACCCAATAGCCGGAGGCTCCACTACGTCAACGGAAACGATAGTGGAGAAACAACGGGAATCGGATTTAACGGTATTTACAAATCCACCCAAATCAGAACCACATGGACCGGCCACCCAATCATCAACAAAAAGTGTTGCCCTCATGAGGAGTGAGGCGCAAATACGGAGGCAATTGATGCTAAACGGGATTTGTGAGAGATTAACCCAATTGCCGGAGGACGAGGCATCGGAGTCAGTCCTCGAAGCATACCAATCGCAAGCCAACGCTTCATGGAAGGAGTTTTCGGATTACCACGAGCTCCTTCTCAGAGAAGCTCCACCGGAGGTCTTCGAGCACCCCTACCACATGGAGGACGTCTACAGCCAG GTGCCACCCGGATCCACAGAATTTAATTCGCTCACCCGAATTACTATTCCCACATTTGACGGAAAATATCACGATTGGAGAGCATTTGATGACTTGTTCACCAATCTGGTCATCAATCCACCAAGGATCAGCAATGCGGAAAAACTCACTCGGCTGAAGGCAGCTCTTCGGGGTGAGGCAGCCAGCCTCATTTCCAATATTGTCATTTCGAATGACAATTTCGCAACGGCCTGGGAAGCCCTGAGGAATCGCTGTGAGAACAAACGGGTTCTCGTAGCCTCCCACCTCAACAGGATCCTGGCCTTGACTCCAGTCAAGGTCAAGACAGCCAAGGCCATCCAAACGGTCATCTACACAACCAAGGAAGCCATGCACGCTCTGAAAACCCTCGGAGCCCCAACGGAGCATTGGGACACCATCATCAGTCATTTGATCAGGAGACTGTTAGATCCGGATACACGGGAAAAGTGGGAGCTTAAACTCGGCGATTCCAGAGAAATCCCAACTCTGGAGGAATTTCTCAACTTCCTTTCTTCCATCGCTCGAGGGTTGGAAAACCTCGAGGGCGAAACTAGAACTCCATCCAAGTCATCGGTCACTTCCACCTCCACCACCACGGCTCGGGTTCATCAGGTGTCGGCGGACACTCCTCAGGCACCCAGCAGTCATCCATCCAGCGGATCATCGGCCAAGGCAAGTGCCACCAGCACCAGGGAAAGTCATTGTCCCTGCGGTCCATCGGTCGGCCATACACTCATCAAGTGTCCCACCTTCGTCCAAATGAAGCCATTGGACAGGAGGTCGTACGTTATAAGCAGTCCACGGTGCTTTAACTGCTTTAGAAGCCACAGAGCGGAGAGTTGCCCAGAGACTCAACGGTGCAAGGTTTGCCAGGGCAAACACCACACAATGATCCATGAAGGATCACCCGGAGCTCCAAACGCAGCTCGTTCAGCCACCGCCCAGTCAACGAGCTCAGTCCAACGTCGGTTGGAAAAGGCGGCCAGTCAACCACCAACGGCACCAAGGCCACCACCAGATACGGCTAGCACCAGCGGAtcgg ACTCATCCAAACCACCACTAACGGCACGTAGTACCACGGCGGAATTGATTCGGTCGTCTATCGAGAACCTCACAGTTGTGAGACCATCAGCGGCGGGTCACCACTCATCCAAGGCGGTCAAACCAGCGCACTCAATCCAATCTCCATCGGACTCCAAACCACAGCTGGTGCTCTTGGCAACGGCACGGGCCAGAGCATCTACTCCAGGCGGTTTCTCGCAACCAGCGAGAATTCTCATCGATCAGGGCTCAGAGTTATCATTTATCTCTGAAAGCCTGATCAAATTGCTCCAACTCCAACGGAAGGCGGCGGTCATCAATCTAATCGGCATCGGGTCCACGGACTCAGGTCGCACTGGAGGCTTGGTGTCTGTTACACTCCACTCCAACTTTGACAGTCAGTTTGTCAAAATACGGGCCCACATCCTCGGCAAACTCACAGCGAAATTACCCTCTATTTCCTGTGAGTCACCGTCCATCGGCGAACTCCAACACCTCCAACTGGCGGATCCTAGTTTTGGAAAATCTGGTCCCATAGACGTCATCATCGGTGCAGATTTCTACGGCCAAATCATCGGAGACCAAGTGATTAAATCCGCGGATAATCAACTCGTCGGCCAGAACACCACCTTCGGCTGGATCATTTCGGGACCAGTTTGTTGCTCAGGCTGTTCGACCAAGGTCTCTCTAACTGCAGTACGAGAGACTTCGAACGAGCAACTGCTGGCACTTTTGAAGAAGTTCTGGACCCAGGAGGAATTGCCAGCTCAGAGCAATAACCCTCTCACCCAGGAGGAGCTCGAATGCGAGCAACAGTTCCAATTCACCCACACTCGGGATCCAACGGGAAGGTATGTCGTCAGACTACCCTTCAAATCATCGGCCAATTCCCTTGGGGTCTCAAAACCCAAGGCTTTGCGGCAACTTCACCAGCTCAGCGGCAAACTCCAAAGAGACTCCATCTACGGGAAGCTGTACCGAGACTTCATCCAAGAATATGAAGCTCTTGGACACATGCAGCGAGTAGTGGACACCACGGAACCATCTCCAGCATACTATCTGCCACATCACGGAGTGCTACGGCCAGATAGCACAACAACCAAGCTTCGGGTTGTATTCAACGGCTCCAGTCCCACCTCAACCGGTACGTCACTTAACGACATCCTCCACGCCGGCAGGAAACTCCAGGTAGACGCTCCAGACGTGCTTCTCTGGGTGAGAAGACACAGGTACCTCTTCGGCACGGACATTGTCAAAATGTTCCGGCAAATTAGGATCCACTCGGACGACTGGAACCTCCAGCGTATCCTATGGCGTGATGAGAACCAACTCATCACGTTTCAACTCACCACGATCACCTGCGGCCAAACCTGTGCTCCATGGTTAGCTCTTCGAGTTCTCCAGCAGCTCACGGCGGACGACGGACATCGGTATCCAAAGGCGGTACCCTCACTCTCCAAAGGCAGATACGTAGACGATATCTACGGCGGAGCGGATTCACCAGGGGAGCTGAGAGAAATAATCATTCAGCTCATCGGGCTCTGCAAGGCGGGCGGCTTCCCCCTTCAGAAATGGGCCAGCAATTGTCCGGAGGTCCTCAGCCAACTTGGGCTGTTACCTCCATCATCCCCATCATCTTCATCGGAGCTTCACTAA
- the LOC135161810 gene encoding uncharacterized protein LOC135161810, producing the protein MADDGEYKSTEHIETNVEVNPEHEDSANAVETLPPINPSTIKTRKSEITTMPSTISTPTQLSTGTTNQLEFLQDRIREFNAINEELSELRASDTTLEELNGQEEYLKDAWIEFADRSQALIATLPADHSYMTGKVFLKTGELKRQTLKRIWKLKGEVSTKEKLSAGRTTNSQLKRIDLPTFQGRFSQWKEFSDLFQNLVGRKPDVSPAEKLVRLKEALKGPPAELISSFTATDVNYEKAWDKLQRHYENPRLIAGHLFNRVVNLRPMAKGDAKAMIDNAHIARETVDQLISTAGISKEDLGEQFVFHLLKRSMEADIRTTWEQKLGTSTNFVPLQELVNFLESTARGMTPDDQHDSTIPHRPKEKPQRATPTSARVYHAAEATIQRKEPQHIKPADCCGYCNAKHFIEKCPVFLNLPPQKKLEHLSTTRLCYNCFGTHLVSKCKCTKSCMKCQHRHHTLLHMDPTDRERPSTSAINSSPEQQPTREESGRPTSTQSTRSNEKSTDSTTDKGIYAPRSQVEESTQRNSSNVEDTKFSHKSTDQRLVLLATANARAFSNSGFYTIARILIDQGSELSFISESLVHQLQLQRRHSTIELIGIGGKHARSTRGIVAVTLQSTKQPFQQVEINAHILQKLTSRLSTFSCSSASIGPLQQLQLADEKYSTPGPINIIIGADNYGKIIGNGIKKSNDDQLVGQLTTFGWILSGPLCNTKYSTRTSLPAARGSSNEHLTELLQRFWVQEEPPISTNTTNELTPDELECEEHFQRTHQRNTSGRYIVRLPLRTSTAALGESKSKALRQLQSVKRRLSANPDYKPATNYYLPHDGVLREDSLTTKLRVVFNGSNKTSTGISLNDILHAGGKLQVDAMDVLTWLRRHRLVFGTDIVKMFRQINVHHDDWNLQRILWIDENQQLVTYQLTTVTYGQKCSPWLSLRVLQQLVNDEGQRFPAAVLPLTKGRYVDDIYGGADSEEEFKEIATQLQQICQAGGFPLQKWTSNHPEILNQLNLSTGPAGTVQFEEAVIKTLGLCWHPATDLFQYKSRIFNSTSFTKRVLLSEIPEIVDPLGFIAPVIVGGKIFIQELWLLKLNWDDQVPFDYVRRWKEFREELAQLNQLSIPRWLNLSPTIINVQIHGFADASTAAIGAVVYLRVQRDNETRTISLVCAKTRVVPLKKLTIPRLELTVALLLTKIVSWAQQTLEVNAETYLWSDSSVALAWINSHPSRWKEFVNNRVTKIQEALPTAVWRHVGGIYNSADCASRGISPSQLNEHHLWWKGPDWLAKPPSAWPQNTTSSPTEVSLEERPATAHPVAAEARQHPLAEFLYRYSTLSKVLQVTATMNQAIQRLRRQPTPESPVLTTIELNEARTFWVKVTQTQYFESVFQNLNRDSQLPRQHPLAKLTPRIDDQGILRLGGRLKNSLLDPDETHPIILPRQSRLTTLIINEAHQKTLHGGVQLTMAHIRQRNWIVGGRKSVHALILRCTVCTRFRATRAQQLMGQLPTSRATPSRPFLHTGVDYAGPFPIFKWRPTNAQPSSVHIAVFVCFTTSAVHLELVTRQTTDAFIAAYKRFTGRRGIPAVLYSDNATTFEGAANELNRLNNQQSPENRQIKAALAFNGTQWQFIPPNAPHFGGKWEAAVKSTKYHLRRVLGTTTLTYEELNTILVQIEAYLNSRPIVPMRDDPDDLQALTPRHFLIGEPLQLLPEPSQLNTNINKITRWNLVTQKIQQFWSRWSRECLQRYHSIYKWNQQQRNIKVGDMVLMTNDDLPPARWPLARVIVVRPGADGLVRVAELLTATAEIPTNPDGSPSTQNIRVQRHQYTRPIAKLCLLPTNPTPADQQDDN; encoded by the exons ATGGCAGATGATGGAGAGTATAAGTCAACGGAACATATCGAAACCAACGTCGAGGTCAACCCA GAGCATGAAGACTCGGCAAATGCTGTCGAAACTCTCCCTCCAATCAACCCCTCAACAATTAAAACGAGGAAATCAGAAATTACAACGATGCCATCAACCATAAGCACACCAACGCAGCTCTCAACAGGAACAACCAACCAATTAGAGTTTCTACAGGACAGAATTAGAGAATTCAACGCAATCAACGAAGAACTGAGTGAATTAAGAGCCTCAGATACAACGCTGGAAGAACTCAACGGCCAAGAGGAGTATCTAAAGGACGCCTGGATCGAATTTGCTGATCGATCACAGGCATTGATTGCAACTCTACCCGCAGATCACAGCTATATGACGGGAAAAGTATTTCTCAAAACAGGAGAATTGAAACGTCAGACGCTGAAGAGGATTTGGAAACTCAAAGGGGAAGTATCAACGAAGGAGAAATTATCTGCTGGGAGAACAACAAATAGTCAACTTAAACGAATCGACCTCCCAACATTTCAAGGTAGATTTTCTCAATGGAAAGAATTTTCTGATCTTTTCCAGAATCTGGTTGGAAGAAAGCCAGACGTGTCGCCTGCAGAAAAGCTGGTGAGGCTGAAGGAGGCTCTTAAGGGACCTCCAGCTGAGCTCATCTCATCCTTTACCGCTACGGACGTCAACTATGAGAAGGCATGGGACAAACTTCAACGACATTACGAAAATCCACGTCTCATCGCCGGACACTTATTCAACAGGGTGGTTAACTTGCGACCAATGGCTAAGGGAGATGCCAAGGCCATGATCGACAACGCTCATATTGCTCGTGAGACGGTGGATCAGCTGATAAGCACCGCCGGGATTTCCAAAGAAGATCTGGGCGAGCAATTCGTATTTCACTTGCTCAAACGTTCCATGGAGGCTGACATACGCACCACATGGGAACAGAAGCTGGGAACTTCAACGAATTTCGTACCTCTGCAGGAGTTAGTCAACTTCCTGGAGTCAACAGCAAGAGGCATGACTCCAGATGATCAACATGACTCAACAATTCCTCACAGGCCTAAGGAAAAACCTCAACGCGCAACACCAACTAGTGCACGTGTTTATCATGCCGCCGAAGCAACAATTCAACGTAAGGAACCTCAGCATATTAAGCCTGCTGATTGCTGTGGGTACTGCAACGCCAAGCACTTCATTGAAAAGTGTCCAGTATTCCTCAACCTCCCACCGCAGAAAAAACTGGAGCATCTCTCAACAACACGGCTATGCTACAACTGCTTCGGCACACACCTGGTGTCGAAATGCAAGTGCACTAAATCTTGCATGAAATGTCAACACAGGCATCACACGTTGTTGCACATGGACccaacagacagagagagaccatCGACATCAGCAATCAACAGCAGTCCAGAGCAACAACCAACGAGGGAGGAATCAG GTCGTCCAACATCAACTCAGTCAACTAGATCCAACGAGAAATCAACAGATTCAACGACTGACAAGGGGATTTACGCCCCCCGAAGTCAAGTCGAAGAATCGACTCAACGGAATTCGAGCAACGTAGAGGACACTAAGTTCTCCCACAAATCAACGGATCAACGATTAGTGCTCTTGGCTACGGCTAACGCCAGGGCATTCTCCAATAGCGGGTTCTACACCATCGCAAGAATCCTCATCGACCAAGGCTCAgagctttcatttatttcggaAAGCCTGGTTCATCAACTTCAACTACAACGACGACATTCAACGATCGAACTCATCGGAATTGGTGGAAAACACGCACGTTCAACGAGAGGGATTGTGGCAGTCACGCTCCAATCAACGAAACAGCCATTTCAACAAGTTGAGATCAACGCCCACATCCTACAAAAGCTAACCTCACGGTTATCAACGTTCTCATGCTCATCTGCATCAATCGGACCACTGCAGCAGCTTCAACTGGCAGATGAGAAATACTCAACACCTGGACCTATCAACATAATTATCGGAGCTGACAACTACGGGAAAATCATCGGCAACgggattaaaaaatccaacgatGATCAATTAGTTGGCCAACTAACAACATTCGGATGGATCCTATCCGGTCCATTATGCAACACAAAGTATTCAACGAGGACCTCCTTACCCGCGGCAAGGGGATCTTCTAACGAACATTTAACGGAGCTTCTACAAAGATTCTGGGTCCAGGAAGAACCACCAATCTCAACAAATACAACCAACGAGCTCACACCAGACGAACTAGAGTGTGAAGAACACTTTCAACGCACTCATCAACGAAACACGTCAGGGCGCTACATTGTGCGATTGCCACTTCGCACATCAACAGCAGCGCTCGGAGAATCGAAGAGTAAAGCGCTTCGTCAACTCCAGTCGGTGAAACGAAGATTAAGCGCTAATCCTGACTACA AACCAGCAACAAATTACTACCTGCCACATGATGGGGTTCTGAGAGAAGATTCGCTAACCACGAAGCTTCGAGTAGTCTTCAACGGCTCCAACAAGACATCAACGGGTATCTCACTCAACGACATCCTCCACGCGGGCGGAAAGCTCCAAGTGGATGCAATGGATGTACTCACATGGTTAAGACGACATCGACTCGTCTTCGGCACCGACATCGTTAAGATGTTTCGACAAATCAACGTACACCATGACGATTGGAATCTTCAACGCATTCTTTGGATAGACGAAAATCAACAACTTGTGACATATCAACTGACAACGGTCACATATGGACAGAAATGCTCTCCATGGCTCTCTTTGAGAGTTCTTCAACAACTCGTCAACGATGAAGGTCAACGATTTCCTGCAGCAGTGCTACCGTTAACTAAAGGCCGTTATGTCGACGACATTTACGGTGGAGCGGACTCTGAGGAAGAATTCAAAGAAATAGCAACTCAACTTCAACAGATCTGCCAGGCAGGCGGATTTCCACTTCAAAAATGGACCAGCAATCACCCAGAGATACTCAATCAACTCAACTTGTCAACGGGACCGGCAGGTACAGTGCAATTCGAGGAAGCAGTCATCAAAACGCTCGGATTGTGCTGGCATCCAGCAAcagatttatttcaatataaatcGAGAATATTCAACTCAACGAGCTTCACCAAGAGGGTACTGCTATCGGAAATACCTGAAATTGTCGATCCTCTTGGATTCATCGCACCAGTCATTGttggaggaaaaatattcatccaaGAACTATGGCTGCTCAAACTTAATTGGGATGATCAAGTTCCATTCGACTATGTTCGAAGGTGGAAAGAGTTCAGGGAGGAACTCGCACAACTAAATCAACTTTCCATCCCAAGATGGCTAAATCTATCGCCAACTATCATCAACGTACAAATACATGGATTTGCCGACGCATCAACAGCTGCCATAGGAGCAGTCGTTTATCTACGAGTTCAACGAGACAACGAAACACGAACAATCAGCTTGGTGTGTGCAAAAACAAGAGTTGTACCACTGAAAAAGCTGACGATTCCACGTCTAGAGCTAACCGTGGCCCTTCTGCTAACAAAAATTGTGAGCTGGGCACAACAAACATTGGAAGTCAACGCAGAAACGTACCTCTGGTCTGATTCGTCTGTAGCTTTGGCATGGATCAACAGCCATCCATCGAGATGGAAGGAATTCGTTAACAATAGAGTAACGAAAATCCAGGAAGCATTACCAACAGCCGTATGGAGACATGTCGGTGGGATTTACAACTCTGCTGACTGCGCTTCACGTGGCATCTCACCGAGTCAACTCAACGAACATCACCTTTGGTGGAAAGGTCCTGACTGGCTAGCAAAACCGCCGTCAGCCTGGCCACAAAATACAACCAGTTCTCCAACGGAGGTGTCTCTTGAAGAGAGACCAGCAACAGCTCACCCAGTAGCTGCTGAAGCTAGGCAGCATCCACTGGCAGAGTTCCTCTACAGATATTCTACTTTATCCAAAGTATTACAAGTCACCGCAACGATGAATCAAGCCATACAACGACTTCGAAGACAACCAACGCCCGAATCACCAGTATTAACAACGATAGAACTCAACGAAGCGAGGACATTCTGGGTTAAGGTAACACAAACCCAATACTTTGAATCTGTGTTTCAGAACCTCAACAGAGACAGCCAACTACCTCGCCAACATCCATTGGCCAAGCTCACACCGAGAATTGATGATCAAGGAATTCTCAGGCTTGGTGGACGACTAAAGAACTCATTGCTTGATCCAGACGAGACTCACCCAATTATCTTACCACGACAATCTCGCCTGACAACGCTCATCATCAACGAGGCTCACCAGAAAACACTCCACGGGGGAGTTCAACTCACCATGGCTCATATCAGACAACGAAACTGGATCGTTGGTGGCAGAAAATCAGTCCATGCATTAATTCTGCGCTGTACTGTCTGCACCAGATTCAGGGCAACACGAGCCCAACAGTTAATGGGTCAACTTCCAACATCTAGGGCAACGCCTTCAAGACCATTCCTGCATACTGGAGTAGACTATGCAGGGCCATTTCCAATCTTCAAGTGGAGACCAACGAACGCGCAACCATCATCAGTTCATATAGCTGTTTTTGTGTGTTTCACAACCTCAGCGGTTCACCTTGAACTAGTCACCAGACAAACAACGGATGCATTTATCGCAGCATACAAACGATTTACTGGAAGGCGAGGCATTCCAGCTGTTCTGTACAGTGACAATGCAACGACATTTGAAGGAGCAGCCAACGAACTCAACAGACTCAACAACCAACAATCTCCAGAAAATCGACAAATTAAAGCTGCTCTTGCCTTCAACGGAACCCAGTGGCAATTCATCCCACCAAATGCCCCTCACTTCGGAGGCAAGTGGGAGGCCGCTGTCAAGTCAACGAAGTATCATCTACGACGAGTATTGGGAACAACAACGTTAACATACGAAGAGCTCAACACGATCCTGGTACAAATCGAGGCCTATCTCAATTCACGGCCTATTGTCCCGATGAGGGATGATCCAGATGACCTTCAGGCTCTCACACCAAGGCATTTCCTCATCGGAGAACCTCTTCAACTACTCCCGGAGCCATCTCAActcaacacaaatatcaacaaaatcaCACGATGGAATCTGGTGACCCAGAAAATACAACAATTCTGGTCGAGATGGTCCAGGGAGTGTCTTCAACGTTACCACTCCATATACAAGTGGAATCAACAGCAACGTAACATCAAGGTGGGAGACATGGTCCTGATGACCAATGATGATCTCCCTCCAGCACGTTGGCCACTGGCACGAGTCATTGTGGTAAGGCCAGGGGCTGATGGACTAGTGAGAGTCGCAGAACTGCTCACAGCAACCGCAGAGATCCCAACGAATCCAGATGGATCACCATCAACGCAGAACATTCGGGTGCAACGACATCAATACACCCGACCAATAGCAAAACTTTGCTTGCTACCAACGAACCCAACACCAGCAGACCAACAAGATGACAACTAG